One bacterium genomic region harbors:
- a CDS encoding response regulator: MKKILVCDDEASIRLLLREILKGDYEMTEASDGREAVKLVTMQEFDLLIIDIKMPGTHGLEAIERIRERNKTIPIIICSAYRLMQDDVVVGTSNIAAFITKPVNIAELRAKVFELIGI, encoded by the coding sequence ATGAAGAAGATATTGGTTTGTGATGATGAAGCGTCGATTAGGTTGTTGCTGCGCGAAATTCTGAAGGGCGATTACGAAATGACCGAGGCAAGTGACGGCCGCGAGGCCGTAAAACTTGTGACCATGCAGGAATTCGACCTGCTGATCATCGATATCAAGATGCCGGGGACGCATGGCTTGGAGGCGATCGAACGCATCCGCGAGCGAAACAAAACCATACCGATAATCATCTGTTCAGCATACCGCCTGATGCAGGACGACGTTGTCGTGGGCACATCCAACATTGCCGCTTTCATTACCAAACCCGTGAATATCGCCGAACTGAGGGCAAAAGTTTTT
- a CDS encoding ATP-binding protein codes for MTQDDSAAKEMNHQIFSSPKRIMLFLRFVLILATILIMTYSKRGLSIDSPGYVIALIYFASNVIFYFIPTKIINRPVSSFFVLLFDILIITLAIYLSEGIQTDFYLVYFLVIFISAIGQNIGGSFVIAIVISIFYGWLLYRENPGISLIDAKFLIRIPFLFIISFISSFWVSFVRRESRKKNELEKKNIELRHIIDKEIAKEIELRIYHERIINSVPSGIIVIKRDGVITTLNPEAERALGLKKDDTEGYNIKNVQELQPLWDKIEPSLHDGKAIGRDEIDICNRRGDPIPLGFSTSLIYRPEGSVTGCVVVFKDLSQVRALEEKLKQSERLSYLGKMASWVAHEIRNPLTAIAGFAQLLATTRDPASIDLYSGEIRNGADRINHIIDDILGFVRSKQLQMKDVDVRGLIEGIVKHFAADIRIKGISKPVVQGEYESLRRVFVNLLQNSLDAIGKEGKVEIEIAENDEWTIIKVSDNGQGIAEQDLKCLFTPFYTTKERGTGLGLAIVKKIIDEHNGKIEFTSIVGEGTTCNIMLRKGPAVLPRQ; via the coding sequence ATGACGCAAGACGACAGCGCGGCAAAAGAGATGAACCATCAGATATTCAGCTCTCCAAAACGCATCATGTTGTTTTTAAGGTTCGTGCTCATCCTGGCGACCATCTTGATCATGACCTATTCGAAACGGGGGCTGAGCATCGATTCGCCGGGCTATGTCATTGCCCTGATATATTTCGCGTCCAATGTCATTTTCTATTTCATCCCGACGAAGATCATCAACCGGCCGGTGTCGTCGTTCTTTGTTTTACTGTTCGATATCCTCATCATCACGCTGGCGATATACTTGTCCGAAGGCATACAGACCGATTTTTATCTTGTTTATTTTCTGGTCATATTCATCTCGGCGATCGGACAGAATATCGGTGGCAGTTTCGTCATCGCCATCGTTATCAGCATATTTTACGGCTGGCTGCTGTACCGCGAAAACCCCGGGATATCGCTGATTGACGCTAAATTTCTCATCCGCATTCCCTTTTTGTTCATCATTTCTTTTATCAGCAGTTTCTGGGTTTCATTCGTCCGGCGGGAGTCCAGGAAGAAAAATGAACTGGAAAAGAAAAATATAGAACTGAGACACATCATCGATAAAGAAATCGCCAAAGAAATCGAATTGAGAATTTACCATGAACGGATCATCAACAGCGTCCCGAGCGGTATTATCGTCATCAAGCGCGACGGCGTCATCACCACCCTAAATCCGGAAGCCGAACGAGCGCTGGGTTTGAAGAAAGACGATACCGAAGGGTATAATATAAAAAACGTCCAAGAACTGCAGCCGCTATGGGATAAAATCGAACCATCGCTGCATGACGGCAAGGCGATCGGCCGCGACGAAATCGATATCTGCAACCGCCGCGGCGATCCGATACCGCTGGGATTTTCAACTTCACTGATCTACAGGCCGGAGGGTTCGGTTACGGGCTGTGTCGTGGTATTCAAAGATCTTTCCCAGGTGCGAGCGCTTGAGGAAAAGCTGAAACAATCGGAACGGTTGAGCTACCTGGGCAAAATGGCAAGCTGGGTAGCCCATGAGATCCGCAACCCGTTGACCGCGATCGCTGGTTTTGCCCAACTGCTGGCCACGACCCGGGATCCCGCCAGCATCGACCTTTACAGCGGTGAAATCCGCAACGGAGCCGACCGGATCAACCATATAATCGACGACATCCTTGGATTCGTTCGATCCAAGCAGCTGCAGATGAAGGACGTCGATGTCAGGGGTCTGATCGAGGGCATCGTCAAGCATTTTGCCGCCGATATCCGCATTAAAGGAATCTCCAAACCCGTAGTGCAGGGCGAGTATGAGTCGCTGCGCCGGGTTTTCGTGAACCTTCTTCAAAACAGCCTTGATGCGATCGGCAAAGAAGGCAAGGTCGAGATCGAAATTGCGGAGAATGATGAATGGACCATAATCAAGGTGAGCGATAATGGTCAGGGCATAGCCGAGCAGGACCTGAAGTGCCTTTTTACACCTTTCTACACAACCAAAGAGCGGGGCACGGGTCTGGGGCTTGCCATCGTGAAAAAGATCATTGATGAGCATAACGGTAAAATCGAATTCACCAGCATAGTCGGGGAAGGAACCACCTGCAATATCATGCTGCGGAAGGGTCCGGCTGTTTTGCCCCGGCAATAA
- a CDS encoding type IV pilus twitching motility protein PilT: protein MREIDGLLKYTVENKASDLHITAGSPIMVRIHGSMIPVDPNSISPSKAYELVRPVLSDEQFATLERDKEIDFSLYIESIGRFRVNIFYQRHGIGAVMRVIPEKIPSMDDLGLPKVIKELIDLENGLILVTGPTGSGKSTSLAAMIDYINTNRDGHIITIEDPIEFMHSSKKCIVNQREVGTSTRSFSNALRSALREDPDYILVGEMRDLETIALALTAAETGHLVFGTLHTSSAPKTITRVIDVFPTTQQDQIRVMLSESIQGVIAQKLYPLKDGQGRVAAFEILIANQAVRNIIREEKIFQLESVIQTGRQLGMQVMEQAKRKLVSEGKISPEFLEERMTLY from the coding sequence ATGCGAGAGATTGACGGCCTGCTGAAGTACACAGTTGAAAACAAGGCCAGTGACCTGCATATAACCGCGGGTTCGCCGATCATGGTGAGGATCCATGGATCCATGATACCGGTGGACCCAAACTCCATAAGTCCATCAAAAGCGTATGAGCTGGTGCGTCCGGTTTTGAGCGACGAACAATTCGCCACTCTGGAAAGAGACAAAGAAATAGATTTTTCCCTGTACATCGAGAGCATCGGCCGCTTCAGAGTGAATATTTTTTACCAGCGCCATGGCATCGGCGCCGTTATGCGCGTGATACCCGAAAAGATCCCAAGCATGGATGATCTCGGTCTGCCCAAGGTCATCAAAGAGCTCATTGACCTGGAAAACGGCCTTATCCTGGTCACGGGACCAACCGGCAGCGGCAAATCAACCTCTCTGGCCGCGATGATCGACTATATTAATACCAACCGAGACGGACATATTATCACGATCGAGGATCCGATCGAATTTATGCATAGTTCCAAGAAATGTATAGTCAACCAGCGGGAAGTCGGAACGAGCACGCGATCCTTCAGTAACGCGCTGCGCAGCGCTTTGAGAGAAGACCCGGACTATATACTGGTGGGCGAAATGCGGGACCTGGAAACGATCGCCCTGGCTCTAACGGCCGCCGAGACCGGGCATCTGGTATTTGGAACACTTCATACTTCGAGCGCGCCCAAGACAATCACCAGGGTGATCGATGTGTTTCCGACCACGCAGCAGGACCAGATCCGGGTCATGCTGTCCGAGTCGATCCAGGGCGTGATCGCCCAGAAATTGTACCCGCTCAAGGACGGCCAGGGCCGGGTCGCGGCGTTCGAAATACTCATTGCCAACCAGGCCGTGAGGAATATCATTCGGGAGGAGAAGATCTTTCAGTTGGAATCGGTGATCCAAACCGGCCGGCAGCTGGGCATGCAGGTCATGGAACAGGCAAAGCGAAAGCTCGTGTCCGAAGGTAAAATATCACCCGAATTCCTTGAAGAACGGATGACCCTGTATTAA
- a CDS encoding sugar transferase: MKKEFIQFSSYAGEHFPPVNYKLHRDATMCDEWTRITPRTEEKAARIRPAELLIYHERLSKRIFDILLAGFGLFISSWLWVLIITAIIIEDGFPVIIRQKRIGKGGALFNSFKFRSMIKASLNEKVQVQAAENDHRVTRAGKILRKTALDELPQLLNILFGEMSFVGPRPLLPSESEINGNPQIINIACIPGYDKRILIRPGLTGISQVFASRDLPRRHKFKYDILYIRKAGIVYDIRLIISSFLVTFKGAWEKRCTKLRFLETRNNHDHYLTSN; encoded by the coding sequence ATGAAAAAAGAATTCATTCAATTTTCTTCGTATGCCGGGGAACATTTCCCGCCAGTGAATTATAAACTGCACAGAGACGCAACTATGTGTGATGAATGGACCCGTATTACGCCACGCACCGAGGAAAAAGCGGCAAGAATACGCCCGGCGGAACTGCTAATTTATCATGAGCGTTTGTCCAAGAGAATTTTTGATATCTTACTTGCAGGTTTCGGATTATTCATATCGTCATGGTTATGGGTGTTGATCATTACGGCAATAATCATTGAAGATGGATTTCCGGTTATTATCCGCCAGAAACGAATCGGCAAAGGCGGTGCCCTGTTTAATTCATTCAAATTCCGCTCAATGATCAAAGCGTCATTAAATGAAAAGGTGCAGGTTCAGGCCGCTGAAAATGACCACCGCGTCACGAGAGCCGGCAAAATTTTAAGAAAAACCGCCCTTGATGAACTGCCGCAATTGCTTAATATTCTGTTCGGTGAGATGAGTTTTGTCGGTCCCCGACCACTCTTACCATCAGAGTCGGAAATAAACGGAAATCCCCAAATTATAAATATCGCGTGCATTCCCGGCTATGATAAGAGAATTTTAATCCGTCCGGGATTGACCGGGATATCACAGGTTTTTGCTTCCCGGGATCTGCCCCGCCGGCATAAATTCAAATATGACATTTTATATATAAGAAAGGCAGGGATTGTTTACGATATAAGGTTAATTATTTCGTCTTTCCTTGTGACCTTCAAGGGCGCCTGGGAAAAGCGCTGTACGA